In Streptomyces sp. 71268, the DNA window CTCCCACTGCGTGCGGGCGAGCGCGAGGTCCACGGGCTTGTTCGGGTCCATCCAGGGGTTGATGGAGTACGTGACCTTGAAGTGCGCGGGTGGGCACATCAGGTAGCGGCGCGGAGTCGCGCGGCGCTCAGACGTACGCAAAGAGGGCTCCTCCCGGTGGGGTGGCTACGCACGGATCGCGTGCGCACCAAAATCGTCCATCCTTATGGACCGCGGTACATGGACCGAACGGGCCATTTGCTGCTAGCCCGGGCTGACCCCTTGAGCGGCCGCTATGCACCGATATCACACCGAACGCAGCCCTTCACGCGCGGGCGATCGTGGGGCGGCTCCAAGCGACCGAGTGCGCCGGCGTACGCAGAGCGCGCTCACCGACCCGGCCGAGCCGGTCGCGGGCGCCCCGCGACACGCCGCGGGCCCGCGGCCGATGGTGGCCGCGGGCCCGCCCTCGAACGGTGGGTGCGAGGCTGGTGCTGCTGGTGCTGCTGGTGCCTGGTGTCGATGTCGATGCCGGCGCCGGGGGAGTGGCGTGGTGCCGGCCGTCCGGTGCCACGCGCGTGACGGCGGCGCGGGGCCCCGCCCGTGGGCCGCGGATCACGCGTCCGCGGCCCGGTTCTTCTCCTGGAGCTTGCGCAGCAACTCCCGCTTCTGCGCCATCGGGTCGAGGTCGCCCTGCGCGCCGCGCCGCCCGCGCCCGCCACGCAGGGCGGAGCGGGAGAGGTTGGCGCGGGTGCCGCCGACGCCGAGCATGCTTCCGGAACGTCCCTTGCTCATGGGGGTCTCCCTTTCGGAGTGCGAGGAATGGGG includes these proteins:
- a CDS encoding DUF6243 family protein, with translation MSKGRSGSMLGVGGTRANLSRSALRGGRGRRGAQGDLDPMAQKRELLRKLQEKNRAADA